TTTGGCTTTAAAAAAGATGTTTTTTTGAATAAAATCGTCCTGCAATTTGAATCATTACCTTAAAAATTCAATTTTAGGCAAATATTTTTGATATATCAAAAAAATAATATAATTTTGCAAAGGTCTCAAATTAAAAAATAATTACATATGAAAAAACAGTTTTTAATTACATTTGTTCTAATGGCAATGATTTATATGCCATCTATTGCTCAGGTAGCAATAAATACCAGTGGTGCAAACCCAAATGCAAGCGCAGGCTTGGACGTTGATTTTACAAACAAAGGGGTATTGATACCGCGTGTGGCTTTAACACAAACAACAACCGCATCGCCCATTACAAGTCCTGCTACTAGCTTACTGGTTTATAACACAGCAACTCAAAATGATGTAACGCCTGGTTATTATTATTGGAATGGCAGTCAGTGGGTTCGTATTGCAGGTAATGGAACATGTAACATTGCTAATTATATTTTAAAATCGAATGGAATGGATGCTACGTGCAGCCAAATTTTTGACAACGGAACTAATGTAGGGATAGGCACTGCTTCACCGTCTGCTAAATTAGAAGTGGTAGGTTCAGTTTATGCTAATAATGGTTTAGTAAGAAGTACAAGCAACTCTTGGGCTAATCATGATATTCGTGTCGCATCTATCAGCGAACATCCAGCTTTTGTTGGTTTAAGAGGAAGGGGAACCATAGCTTCACCAGCATATCCACAGTCAAATGATCCCCTTCTCTCATTAACAGGTAGAGATATGATAGATGGTTATAGTGGTTATGGTGGAAATATTGATGCTTATGGAGGAGCAGCTATAGATTTTAGAGCTTCAGAAAATTTTTCAGGAACCAATAAAGGTGCCTTTATATCATTTATCACTACTCAAAGTGGTACAAATTTACCTATTGAGAAAATGAGGCTTACCGATGCCGGAAATTTAGGTATTGGAACAACTTTACCCAATGCCAGAATCGAAATACTTGGTAGCAACAATGCCGAGTTTATTCGCTTAAATAATTCTACCACTCCACCCTTTCAAATATTCTTTGGTAATAATTTAGGAAATGTAAGTAATCCCCAAGGTGTTGTTTATTTTGATGTTATCGGCACCGAAACTTATGTGATGGGTGGCCATGTGGTGCCCGATGTAAATATGTCAAGAGATTTGGGGTCTAGTCCAAATCACATGTGGAATTATTTATATTGTTATGATGTATATGTTGCTTCGTTAGGTGGTTATCTATATAATTTATGGTATTCAGATAAAAGATTAAAAAAAGATATAGAACCTATTACTAATGCATTAAGTAATATTTTAAAACTTAAACCCGTAAAATTTAATTGGAAAGCCGATGAATTTTCTGATAAACATTTTGATCGGAGACGCCATATTGGACTTATAGCACAAGAGGTCGAAGAAGTTTATCCTGAAATAGTCAATACCAACGACGAAGGTTTTAAATCTATTGATTATAGTAAATTGACGCCAGTTTTAATTAAAGCAGTTCAGGAATTAAACAGCAAAATCGAACAACTCGAAAAAGAAAATAAGGAAATGAAAAAGAAATTGAATATTGAATAATTAAGTTTGTTTATATAATAAAAAAGAATTTATAAATGATATATTTAAAAGCATATTTGTAGCAAACATAAATTTTATTATATTTGTAAAAATTTATAGTCATGAAGAAAATTTTAATACTTGTATTAATAGGCTTTTGGGGAGTAAAAGCCTATAATCAGTCGGCTATGGTAAATACCGGCCAGTTAGTTCAAACAGCTAATTACATTGTAGTAGCTGGTGATACTAAATGGCAAAACAACGGAACTGCATATCTTCAAACAGGTAGTGAGGTGCGTTTTGTTGGCACGAGCGATCAAGCAATTGATGGTACCAGCTCTACCGCTTTTGCTAATTTACGAATTAATAACACAGGCACTCATGGTGTGATTGTAAACCGCAATATTCAAGTCTTAGGAACACTTACTATGCAAAACGGATACCTCGATTTAAAAAACAATGAGGTTGACTTATCTACAACGGGTACATTAACCGGCGAAACAGAAACATGCCGTGTACGAGCAACCGATGCTTCTTGGGCAGAAGGTGGGGGAACAGGGCGATTAAAAGCTACACGTACTAACCCAAGTGGAAACGTTGCAGGTTTAGGATTAAATTTTACTCCTTCAACGAACATGGGTAATACGATTATTTATCGTGGCCATAATAATCAAAGTGGTGCTAATTTAACCACTAGTATTTTCAGGTATTTTGAATTGCAACCCACAACTTATGCTACTTTAACGATAAATCCGTTTTCATACTTTGATGCAGAACTTCATGGTATTACTCCCGAATCGGATTTAAAAATTATGCAATTATATAATGCTTCTAATTATTGGCAACTTCGCAGTACAACATTAAATACTTCTACTAATCAAGCAGCTGGTAATACTGCTGCCAATAGCTTATCTT
The sequence above is drawn from the Bacteroidales bacterium genome and encodes:
- a CDS encoding tail fiber domain-containing protein, whose product is MKKQFLITFVLMAMIYMPSIAQVAINTSGANPNASAGLDVDFTNKGVLIPRVALTQTTTASPITSPATSLLVYNTATQNDVTPGYYYWNGSQWVRIAGNGTCNIANYILKSNGMDATCSQIFDNGTNVGIGTASPSAKLEVVGSVYANNGLVRSTSNSWANHDIRVASISEHPAFVGLRGRGTIASPAYPQSNDPLLSLTGRDMIDGYSGYGGNIDAYGGAAIDFRASENFSGTNKGAFISFITTQSGTNLPIEKMRLTDAGNLGIGTTLPNARIEILGSNNAEFIRLNNSTTPPFQIFFGNNLGNVSNPQGVVYFDVIGTETYVMGGHVVPDVNMSRDLGSSPNHMWNYLYCYDVYVASLGGYLYNLWYSDKRLKKDIEPITNALSNILKLKPVKFNWKADEFSDKHFDRRRHIGLIAQEVEEVYPEIVNTNDEGFKSIDYSKLTPVLIKAVQELNSKIEQLEKENKEMKKKLNIE